One Manduca sexta isolate Smith_Timp_Sample1 chromosome 26, JHU_Msex_v1.0, whole genome shotgun sequence genomic region harbors:
- the LOC115449978 gene encoding uncharacterized protein LOC115449978, with the protein MRNTLLILGCFVAATALTSAYSVKKDCGKHDSRNRLIANIIKVIQQKETALFQYFYRKHASKSISVTGVLEFIAKTLHALYKPHDAARTLKTLGLDNIEQAIEITRFIVDEIEKCSNVHQKYEVYADRSNRFRNSYKNNLADVCRGETKYIDYNNDREVDYYINKWFSSPENQDGRVRNRCFKRNGIVFSASFNLIASFDNNVDNTLRNTHVNYRFKNGAVSRMPALSGIFEVLYFEDKKINAQFIQISINKGDGHVIYGLPQNRKDLPLVIEKLSNETQRNILIKSMKRMNVEITSIIGAAFMKNGMEQYFISQGITLNGYTNVLQGSTANVNAIVQNINITLQEVKPQSPYPSSHLQGRNKCRTKFIINSAVVYKIALTKYNIPYGFGLYDFAKHGEFN; encoded by the exons ATTGCGGTAAGCATGACTCGAGAAATAGATTGATAGCAAACATTATTAAAGTCATCCAACAAAAGGAAACGGCTTTGTTCCAA tacTTTTACCGCAAACATGCTTCAAAATCCATATCAGTAACGGGAGTATTAGAATTTATTGCAAAAACGCTCCATGCATTATATAAACCACACGATGCTGCAAGAACATTAAAAACTCTTGGTTTGGATAATATAGAACAG GCGATAGAAATTACACGTTTTATAGTAGACGAAATCGAGAAATGTTCAAATGTGCATCAAAAATACGAAGTATATGCTGATAGAAGTAACCGATTtagaaattcttataaaaataacttggcGGATGTGTGCCGTGGTGAAACTAAGTATATAGACTATAATAATGACCGAGAAGTGGATTATTATATCAACAAATGG TTTTCGTCTCCGGAAAATCAAGATGGTAGAGTAAGAAACCGCTGTTTCAAAAGGAATGGTATTGTATTCTCagcaagttttaatttaatc gccagttttgataataatgtcgaCAATACGCTAAGAAATACACACGTCAATTACCGTTTCAAAAACGGCGCAGTATCGCGAATGCCAGCTCTATCAGGAATATTTGAGGTGTTGTACTTCGAAGATAAGAAAATAAATGCGCAG ttCATACAAATTAGTATAAACAAAGGAGATGGTCACGTGATTTACGGCTTACCCCAAAATAGAAAAGATCTGCCTCTTGTGATCGAAAAACTAAGTAACGAaacacaaagaaatattttgattaaatctATGAAACGGATGAACGTTGAGATTACATCGATTATCGGAGCAGCATTCATG aaAAACGGCATGGAACAATATTTCATCAGTCAGGGTATAACTCTTAATGGCTATACTAATGTACTCCAAGGAAGTACTGCCAACGTCAACGCTATAGTACAAAACATCAACATTACTTTGCAAGAAGTGAAGCCACAGA GTCCCTACCCATCATCACACTTACAGGGAAGGAATAAGTGCCGTactaaattcataattaatagcGCAGTGGTGTATAAAATTGcgttaacaaaatataacatacctTATGGATTTGGGTTATATGATTTTGCCAAACACGGAG AATTCAACTGA